The region AGAAACAACGGCATCGATCCGGAGCATGCCTACCGTTCAGCGGAGATGGCAGTGGAGTTTTGCCGCCGGCACGATATCGGGTGTGATCGGGAAAAACTGCGGGATTGCATTCGTTACCATTGCAAGTCCGGGTGTTATCCATTGCGCGATCCATCCATTGAGGCGCGGATTCTGGCTGACGCCGACAAACTCGACCGTTTCCGCTTTCATTCAGCCTCCTCCCCGCTGAACGCATCACTTCTCGAATTAAACGTCAGCCACGATCTTATCCCAATGGCCAGGGAC is a window of Candidatus Aminicenantes bacterium DNA encoding:
- a CDS encoding HD domain-containing protein, whose protein sequence is MNSKRNLNPFRASKIDLSALYVTIENNHPFNRLEPGIHGAGHARRVLLFSQLIAALIEEAPDAVPVDRPLLLIASLLHDCGRRNNGIDPEHAYRSAEMAVEFCRRHDIGCDREKLRDCIRYHCKSGCYPLRDPSIEARILADADKLDRFRFHSASSPLNASLLELNVSHDLIPMARDLNGHPSAC